The sequence below is a genomic window from Rudanella lutea DSM 19387.
CTCAGTTTGATTGGCCTTTCACCCCTACCCACAACTCATCCGGAAACTTTTCAACGTTTATCGGTGCGGCCCTCCAGATTGTGTTACCAACCCTTCAGCCTGGCCATGGGTAGATCACCAAGTTTCGCGTCAACAGCATCGAACTACGCGCCCTGTTCAGACTCGCTTTCGCTTCGGCTACGTACGTCCACGCACTTAACCTCGCTCGACACCGTTACTCGTAGGCTCATTATGCAAAAGGCACGCCGTCACCCCCATCACGAGGGCTCCGACCGCTTGTAAGCGCCTGGTTTCAGGTTCTATTTCACCCGGGTACTCCCCGTCCTTTTCACCGTTCCCTCACGGTACTTTCCACTATCGGTCTTCTGGTCGTATTTAGCCTTGGCAGATGGTACTGCCGGATTCAGAGGGAGTTCCACTGGCTCCCCCCTACTCAGGATACCCGACCCCAAACAATCCCTGCCGAAAAAGGACTATCACCTGCTACGGTTGGCCTTCCCAGACCATTATCGTTCAGTCTTGTTTGGTTTACTCAGGTCCTACAACCCCCGACGGGCCGTAACCAGCCGGGTTTGGGCTCTTCCGCTGTCGCTCGCCACTACCCACGGAATCACTACTTGTTTTCTTTTCCTCTCCCTACTTAGATGTTTCAGTTCAGGAGGTTCGCCCTCTCGAAAGAGTATCATGCCTTCAGCATGATGGGTTGCCCCATTCGGATACCTTAGGATCAGCCCCTGCCAGCGGGTCCCCTAAGCATTTCGTCGCTTGCCACGTCCTTCATCGCCACCAGAAGCCATAGGCATCCCCCAGACGCTCTTGCTTATGTGTTACCTGTGTCTACTAGTCAGTTGATTCCTCGCAGAATCAGACTACTTTACTTGTTTTCCCCGTAGGTCAAAGAACTCATCTGCTACACCCCGTTGGGCGTAGCCTGGCTCTGACAAATCCGTTCGGCAGCAAACCGAGGTGATAAACTACTCTGCACTCCTCGAAGAAGAGTCCAGACAGCTCCAGAAAGGAGGTGTTCCAGCCGCACCTTCCGGTACGGCTACCTTGTTACGACTTAGCCCCAGTTACCAGATTTACCCTGACCACCTTGTTTAAGGGCAGCTTCAGGTCCCCCCGACTTCCATGGCTTGACGGGCGGTGTGTACAAGGTCCGGGAACGTATTCACCGCGCCATGGCTGATGCGCGATTACTAGCGATTCCAGCTTCATAGGGTCGAGTTGCAGACCCCAATCCGAACTGTGATCGGCTTTTCGAGATTGACTCACTGTTACCAGCTCGTAACCCGCTGTACCGACCATTGTAGCACGTGTGTCGCCCTGGGCGTAAGGGCCATGATGACTTGACGTCGTCCCCTCCTTCCTCTCTGCTTGCGCAGGCAGTCTTATCTGAGTCCCCACCTTAACGTGCTGGCAACAGATAACAGGGGTTGCGCTCGTTGCGGGACTTAACCCAACACCTCACGGCACGAGCTGACGACAGCCATGCAGCACCTTGCTTTGTGTGTATTGCTACACAGTCATATTTCTACAACCTTCACGCGCATTCTAGCCCAGGTAAGGTTCCTCGCGTATCATCGAATTAAACCACATGCTCCACCGCTTGTGCGGACCCCCGTCAATTCCTTTGAGTTTCACCGTTGCCGGCGTACTCCCCAGGTGGATTACTTACCGCTTTCGCTTAGCCACTGAATCCGAAAACCCAACAGCCAGTAATCATCGTTTACGGCATGGACTACCAGGGTATCTAATCCTGTTTGCTCCCCATGCTCTCGTGCCTCAGTGTCAATTAAGGCGTAGTAGCCTGCCTTCGCAATCGGTGTTCCGGGTCATCTCTATGCATTTCACCGCTACACAACCCATTCCGGCTACCGCCACCCCATTCAAGTCCAACAGTATCCAGCCACCCTTGATCGTTAAGCGACCAACTTTCAAACCAGACTTATCAGACCACCTACGCACCCTTTAAACCCAATAAATCCGGACAACGCTTGCACCCTCCGTATTACCGCGGCTGCTGGCACGGAGTTAGCCGGTGCTTATTCCTCGAGTACCGTCACACACTCTCGCAAGAGTGCTGTTCTTCCCCGATAAAAGGAGTTTACAACCCAGAGGGCCGTCTTCCTCCACGCGGCATGGCTGGGTCAGCCTTCCGGCCATTGCCCAATATTCCCTACTGCTGCCTCCCGTAGGAGTTGGACCCGTGTCTCAGTGTCCATGTGGGGGCCGCTCCTCTCAGAGCCCCTACGGATCATCGTCTTGGTAGGCCGTTACCCTGCCAACTAACTAATCCGACGCAAGACCCTCCTTCACCTATAAATATTTATCTGTAAAACCATGCGATCCCACAGAACCATGCGGGTTTACCTTCGCTTTCGCAAAGCTATCCCCCAGTGAAGGGCAGGTTCCTTACGCGTTACGCACCCGTTCGCCACTGTCATTGCTGACCGTTCGACTTGCATGTATTAGGCCTGCCGCTAGCGTTCATCCTGAGCCAGGATCAAACTCTCCATCGTAAATAATTGTGTGGTAAGTAAACTTACCACGATGTGTTCAACTGGTCGTTAAAGACGCAGCTTATCACACGTTGTTTGCTGCTTGAACCGATCTGTCAAAGAACTCATCTGCCGTGCGGGTTGCTCCGGTTGGCATGGAAGAAAAACCCGTTGGTTTGTCTCGTAAAGCACGTGGCTCTCAGGCCGTTGTACTTTCTTTATGTTGTTTCCCGTTGAATGGGAGTGCAAAATTAGTGTTTCTGAGTGGCCTTGTCAAGTGTTTTCGAAAATTTATTTTCTTTTTCTTTTCGAAGACCGCTCCCCGCCTGAAGACTCGAAAACCTCGGTGGCAAGTGCCAGCCGGTGTGTTTTCCCTCATTTGGGACTGCAAAGGTACGCCATAAATCCACCCTTTGTCAAGGCCCGCTTAAAAGATTTATCTGAACAAAATGAGTAGAAACGGGTAAGTCATAGCTATTCAATAACTTACCCGTTCAAAAAAGTTTAAACTTTTTTCAGCAGGTGGTTCTTTTTGCCCTTTGACACGAGCAAATAGCGTCCTTGGAGCCATTCAGTAGGCACTGAAGCGGCCGGATCGCTCACCTTATTTTTATTAATACTTACCGCATTTTGCGAGATTGCCCGACGTGCCTCACCTTTTGACGCGTACACTTCGCCCCGCGTAGCTACCGATAACAGATCCGTTAGGTTTTGTGCCTGCTCTAAATCTTCAGCCGTCAGTTCGGTTTGGGGTACCCCTTCGAAGATTACTTCGAACTCATCAGCCTGAATTTGCTGAAGCGTTTCGAGCGTTGCCTTACCATATAATACTTCCGATGCTTTCACGGCCAGGTCGAAACCGGCTTGCCCATGTACACGAATGGTAACGTCCTGCGCCAAGGCCTTCTGAAGAATACGCAAATGAGGGGCCTCAGCATGTTGACGCTCCAGTTCTTCGATTTCCTCCCGCGACAGCAGGGTGAATACCCGAATTAATCGCGGGGAATCATCATCCGTTGCGTTGAGCCAGAATTGGTAAAACTGGTACGGGGACGTCATTTTGGAATCCAGCCAGACATTCCCCCCGGCCGATTTACCAAACTTGGTCCCGTCGGATTTGGTGATCAGGGGCGTCGTGAGTGCAAAAGCCAGGTGGTCTTCCTGCGGGTCGGCCTGTCCGCTGTCTTTGCGCCGGATCAGTTCGGTACCCGTTGTGATGTTGCCCCACTGATCGGACCCGCCCATTTGCAGCCGAACACCCTTATTCTTATATAGCCAATAAAAATCGTAACCCTGAAGAAGCTGGTACGAGAACTCCATGAACGACAACCCGGTTTCGAGCCGTTTCTTCACCGAATCTTTAGCTACCATATAATTGACGGTAAGATGCTGACCAGCCTCGCGCAAAAAGTCGAGGAAGGTCATGTTCTTAAACCAGTCGTAATTGTTAACCATCTCGGCGGCATTAGCCCCTGATTCGAAGTCCAGAAAACGGGTCAACTGTGCCCGGATACCTTCCTGATTACGACGCAGCGTTTCTTCGGACAGGTAATCGCGCTCAGTTGAGCGGCCCGAGGGGTCACCGATCATGCCCGTAGCTCCACCCACCAGGGCAAAAGGCTTGTGACCTGCCCGTTGAAAATGAACCAGCAGCATGATGGTGGCTAAATTGCCAATATGCAACGACGATGCCGTAGGGTCGAAGCCGATATACCCAGCCGTCATTTCTTTGGTCAGCTGCTCTTCGGTTCCGGGAGTCATGTCGTGCAGCATGCCCCGCCAACGGAGTTCTTCAATGAAATTCATACGTGAAAGGAGAAGGGAGTAAGGGGAAGAAAAGGAAGAAGGACGCAGGCTTTTTATCCCTTTTGTCTCTATCCTCCCTTTCGTTCCTCTCCTCCTTAGTTTGCAAAATTAGAATTTATGGCAACAACAGCGACGAATCACCGTAGCTCAAAAAGCGATACTCGTTGTCGAGTGCTTCCTTATATATAGTACGCCAGTTGTTGCCCACTAAAGCAGCAATGAGCAGGATAAGCGTAGAGCCCGGTTGGTGAAAATTGGTGATGATGCCGCGGCACATCTTCATCTGGTAGCCCGGCGTAATATAAATAGACGTGTGTGCCACAACCGTATCGGTATGGTGGGTATCCATATACCGAAGCATGGCCTCTACGGACTCTGCCGCTGTTGGTTGCTCGTTGGGCGGAATAGCATAGGCCATGTGCTGATCGAGCTGAAACGGGTTAGGCTCCTGCCGAAGCAATTTCACCCCAAACCAGTACAAACTTTCCAGACTCCGCATAGACGTAGTTCCCACTGGTAACAGCCGGTCCAGATGCTGACGGATATTTTCCAGATTCTGGCGGGTGTACACCACCTGCTCGGCGTGCATAGTGTGCTGCCGGGGGTCATCGGTTTTGATCGGCTGAAACGTACCGGCCCCTACATGCAGAGTCAGGTAATCATGACCAATGCCGCGTTCGGTGAGGGACGCAAACACCGCATCGGTAAAGTGTAAGCCCGCGGTCGGGGCTGCTACAGCCCCTTCATTGCGGCTATAGATGGTCTGATACGTGTCGCGGTCGGCGTCGGTAACGTCACGTTTGAGATAAGGCGGCAACGGAATCTGCCCAGCCAGATGAATAATGTGGGCAAATGGTTCGGTGGCGGGTTGCCAGCTAAACTCTACCACTGAGCGCTCATAATCGACATAGCCAACCGTGAGCTTCACGGGTCCATCGGGCGCTTGAAGCGTGGTTTGCAGCGTTTCGTCGGGCTTCCAGCGTTTCCGGTTGCCGATCATGCACTGCCATACCGACGAGCCGGTTTGCTCCATGGCTTCGAGCATGGGCGGGGGCGTGTCGCGCCCGTCAGCAGCTACGGGACTCAACAGAAACAGTTCGATCAGGGCACCCGTCGGTTTGTGAAACAGCAGCCGGGCCGGTATAACCTTCGTATTATTGAAAATCAGGAAGCTGTCGGCGGGTACAAACTGAGCCAATTCGCGAAAGCCCGCGTGCCGAATCTGGCCCTGCTGATAGACCAACAACCGGGACGCATCGCGCTGTGCCAGCGGGAAGCGGGCAATCCGATCGTCGGGCAGATCGTACTGGAATTCCTGTAAAGATAATGGGAGGTTCGAAGCCAAATCAGGCAAACTCATTGTTGCTGGAGGGTTTCATGAGAATGAGTCGGATTGGCAGCGCGATAATCACGCTCGCCAGAATAAACACACTCAGGGGCAAGAGCCAGCCGTAGGTGTAGCCATCGACCTGAAAATCGGAGCGGTTAAGCATCGACAAAACAAACAGCGACAACGCCAGAATGGTATTGACAGCCGCCATGAGCGCGTAAAACCAGTTGACCAGCACCTCGTTGAGGCTATCGCGGTGGCTGGCCCAGGCCGCAGCCACCGGAATTTTTTCGGTAGGCAGTTTAGGGATAAGACGCGCTATTGAGTTGATCAGGACGTTGTTGATCAGGAAAATAGCCACCGCTGCATAGAACAGGGTTTCACGGTCGAGGTACTGCGTTGCCAACCCGGCGGAGTTGAACATAACGGCTACCTGCGATGGATATGATATATAGCTGTTGATCAGAATAAAAACTAATCCGAGGACGGAGATGATCCGCCACGCCCGGACGAAAAAAGTGCCAGTTCGCATGGTTACATTAGTCAATTGGGGTGCAAAGTTACGGCCGGTGGCGCGTGTTTAGACAGTGTCTGCTTTATTAACTCCAATTTCGGAGCGGTCGTTTCGTTTTTTTCCGAGAGAAATGGCGTTCGCGTGGGCTTTATTGCCCATTTTTGGGAACACGAATAAAATGGGACAGAAACAACCCTCGTTATGAAGATTTATACCAAGACCGGCGATACCGGCCAAACGTCGCTCATTAGCGGTCGCCGGGTCAGCAAGGCCGATATACGAATTGATGCCTACGGAACCGTCGACGAACTGAATGCCTGGATTGGGCTGGTGCGGGATCAGGCAATTAATGCGGGTCGGCGCGATTTACTCAAGGAGATACAGGACCGCCTGTTTACGGTAGGTGCCACACTGGCCAGCGACCCAGAAAAAACGGTGCGGAAGCCAATACCTGATATTGACGAGGCCGACATAACGTTATTAGAGCAGGCGATGGACAATATGGACGCCGAGCTGCCCGAGTTACGCGCTTTTGTGTTGCCGGGCGGCCACGAGTCGGTATCGTATGCACACCTCGCCCGCACGGTATGCCGCCGGGCAGAGCGCCTGGTCATTGCCCTCAACGATGAAGGCCCGGTAGACCCGCTGGTGATCCAATACCTGAACCGGTTGTCGGACTACCTGTTTGTTCTGAGCCGGAAAATGGCCCATGAACTCCAGGCCGAAGAGGTCGCCTGGAAACCGAGGGTCTGAACCGCGCTCAGGCAGGTTTTGGGTTTATCTTTTTTAGTTCATAGTTGTTGGTTTTGGGTTTATAGTTTTGGGTTTATGGGCGTGCTACTTACTACCGGATAGTTATAGCACGCCAGGTCAGACCAAAATGATAAACCAAAAACCATAAACTCTCCCTAATCACAGTTCAGACATTGAGCTTCGTCAATCCTTCGTTTCTGTTTGGCTTACTGGCCCTCGCGGTACCTATTGCCATTCACCTGTTCAACTTTCGGCGGACGCGCCGGGTGTATTTCACCAATGTAGCGCTCCTGAAGACAGTGCAGACCGAAACCAAATCGTTTCGGCGGCTTAAACACTGGCTTATTTTGCTGGCCCGGTGTCTGTTTCTGGCTTGTCTGGTACTGGCGTTTGCCCAGCCGTTCATCCCCAGTCAAAACAAGCTCGGGCTGTCGCGGCAAGGGGTGACCAGCCTCTACCTCGACAACTCGTATAGTATGCAGAACGAGCTGAACGAAAAGCGGTATCTGGACATTGCTACGGGCAAACTTGACGAGTTGCTGACACTGTTTCGCAACGCTACATCGCTCCAGTTGCTCACCAACGACTTTTCGGCCGAAGAGCAACGGGCTGGTACGGCCGAGGCCGTGCGTGACCGCGTGACGAGTGTCCGCTTTGCGCATACGCCCCGCACACTCGAAGCCGTGTACCGGCGGCAACGCAACCTGTTGTCGTCGCTGAATCCGGGCGGACGCAACCAGCTTTTCTGGTTTTCAGATTTCCAGAAAAGCACCGTGGGCGACCTCAACCGGTTACAGGTTGACACAACCGACCGGGTTTTCATTGTGCCGCTCGACGCCCAGCCAACCAAAAATATCTACGTGGACTCGGTGTGGCTCAGTACGCCCTTTATCCGCGAGATGCAGAATAACAGCGTAAACGTAACCCTGCGCAACGGTGGCCGCGAAACGGTGCGCAACCTACCGGTGCGGTTGTACCTCGACGATACCCAAACCTCAACGGCCTCAGCCAATGTGGAGCCCGGCGGGGCTGCTACGGTATCGCTCAACTTCAACGTGACATCGAAGGGGTTTCACCGGGGCCGGATTGTGTTTGAGGATTACCCAATCACGTTCGACAACGAATATTTCTTTGTGATCGAAGCCTCGCCCTCAATTCGGGTGATGCACCTGACCGGCCCCAGCCTAACCGGTGCCCGGCCGGTCGATTATATTCGTACGGTGTATTCAAACGATAGTCTGTTTCAGTTTCGGAGTTTCAGTGCCCAGAACTTTGATGTTGGGTTGCTGAAAGAAACCGACCTCGTGGTGCTGGAGGGGGTTCCGGCCGTGAGCGGTACCCTCCGCAACGAGCTGGACCGGTTTGTGCGGCAGGGGGGCAGCATCACGGTTATTCCCGACGCCAACCCGGATGCCACGTCGTATGCTTCGTTTTTGGGCGGTTTGGGCGTCAACGGCCTACAGGCGACTCCGCCCGCACCCGGCAACACGCCTATCTCGTTGGCCGACCCCGACCGCAACAGTCCGTTCTTTAGCGATGTGTTCCAGCGCAGTTTCCAGTCGGAGCCGCTCAACCTGCCGGGGGCTGTGCCCGTTTGGCGGTGGAGCGGTGGCAACCGTTTACTGGCCCTTCGCGATGGGCAAACGTTGTTGAGCCAGAACCGGGTTGGCAGTGGGTATGTGTACGTACTGGCGAACCCACTCACGCCTAGCTACGGCAACCTGGCTGAGCACGCCCTGTTTGTGCCGGTTATGTACAAGATGGCCGCTCTGAGCGTGCGCGCCCAACGCACAGCGTATTCGTTCGACGATAACCTCATTACGGTTCCGGTCACTAATCCGTCGGAGAAAACGGTGTATAAACTGAAGCGCGACAAACTCGATATTATTCCGGTACAGCGTGTGGTAGGGAATCAGTTGCTGCTCGAAATGCCCAAGAGCAATGAATTGGCCAACGGGCAGAACGTAGAAGCGGGCTATTACGAGTTACAGCTCTCAAACGGCGACGGAGCGGGCAAAACGGAGCGGTTATTGGCTTTCAATCACGGCAACCGTGAATCGGCCATGGACTTTTACTCGGCTACTGAGTTGCGCCGGGCATTTGCGAACCAGCCTAATGTAGAGGTTTTCGACAGTATTCAGGACGGTGATTTTGTGCAGGTGCTCGAACAGCAAAACTTAGGCAAGAGTCTCTGGAAGTATTTTCTGCTGGCGGCCCTCGGCTTTCTGCTGCTCGAAATTGGTCTGGTGCGGTTTATGAAAGGAGTTTAAGCACATTGTAATTCTTAAAAATGCTGTGGGCGTGTATCGGAGAACCCCTAACGGGGTAAACCGGCCTGATGCATTTCCTGAGCTATGAACAGGCAGCCCCGATGGGGCATGATAACAAAGACAAAGGGCTGACATCAAACGAAGATGTCAGCCCTTTGTCTTTTAGCTCAATCACTACTCAATCCGGACTTTTCCGGCTCCCGAATAGCTACGCAACTCGGCATTGTACATGGCATCGGCCGAAGCGGCTCCCACCGTAAACGTACCACGGGTAACGGCCCGCACGAGATAGTAATACGTTTTGGTTTCGCCGGAAGCCGTTACGTAGAAGTTAATCCGGTCGTCGCGCACGTCGAAATGATCAGGCATATCGGGTTTGGCAGCCCCCTCCATCCACTTCATGTCACGTTGCTCACCCACCAACCGGGGGTTTTCGATCTCGAAGCCAGCGGGCAGCAAGTCGGTCAGAACCACGTTGGGAACCTCCAGACCGTTGGTGCTGGCAAGGGTCAGTTTCACCACAATCAGGTCGTTTTGCCGGATACTACCCACCGGGTTACCGTTTCGGTCGCGATACTCCCGGCGTACGGTCAGGCCATTATCTTCGTCGGGGGTAGGGCCATCGGCCGGAATCCCTTCCGACTGCAGCAGGTAGTACAAACTCCCGGTTCCGCCCGTACGAATACTGACCGCACTTTGGGGCACTCGTTTCAGCAACAAATCAGCACCGGTAAAATTGCCCAGCGCCCTCCCACCTGCCGAAACTGTGGCCGTTACAGTAGCCCCGGCGTTTTGACGGGCCAATTTACCCAAAGCCAGAAACGCAAAGGCCGACTCCTGCGTGTTCAGATACGAAGCCTGCCGTACCGCACCCGACAGTTGGCGGGCCAGCGTCGGAATCTGAAGATTGTCGCGGTCAGTAGCCATGAGGGCTTCGAGAACCAACGCCAGATTCCGAATGGGCGACGCATAACTACCTCCCGACAAACGGCCCCGTGAGGTGTCGGTAAACCGCTTGGGTAGCAGAGCGCCGTAACTGCGCGTGTCGCCCAACCGGAAAAACGCAGCCGCCAACAGGTAGCGGGCGTCGGTGGTGAGCACCGCCGAATTTTTGTAGTAGTTCATGCTCGGGCGGTTGGGCTTACCCGCCAAAGCCAGCGCGTAGAGGGCATACATGTGCGTTCGGCTGGCTACTTTGCGCACCGAGTACGAGCCTGTTTCGTCGTACACGGCCTCGTCTTCGGTGGCGGGCGTGCTGGTGAGGGCCGTCAGGTAATCGAGGGCTTTGCTCAGTGTAGCCCCGCGAACCTCATAACCGGCCCGGTCGGCTTCGGTCAGGAAATGTACCGCGTAGGCCGTCACCCAATCGTCGGGTTTGGCAGCTTCGGTACCTCCGGGCCACATGCCAAACCCGCCGTTGAACAGTTGACTTCCTTCGATTCGCTCCACAGCCGCCCGAACGTTGAAAGCCGGATTGAGGTCAGAATCGCCGTTTCGTACAAAATATACATTGGCTGTTTGGCCGATGGTGCGGGTCAGGTCGGCAAAGTAAAGCTGTGGGAACGCTTTCGAGATGGTTTGTTCGAGGCAGCCGTGCGGGTAGCCCAGCAAATACGACAGCTCACGACCGTATTGCAGGACGGGCGAACGGCTCAAGACCAGACTGGTGCGGGCCGTACCGGGGAGGTAAGCGGTTGCCGCGCCCCCAATCGTTTGGGCACTCCCACCTGCCACTACTCCCGACTGCGACCGCTTGACCAGCGAAGCCGCCGGACGAATAGTAATGTCGGTTTGATCGGTGAAGGTCTCGCCCGAACGACCGTCGGTCAGGTTCTGCACCGCCACCCGGATAGCTCCCGCACCGGTAGCTTGCCTGGCCCGTACCCGAAACATGACCCGCCCCTCACGGCCCGGTTGCAGGGTAAGCCGGCTTGCCGACGCCGATGCGCTGTCCTGCACAATATCGAGCGGCCCGTTGACCGCCAGCCGAACCGATACCGGCATGGCTTTACCCGTGGTGTTGCTGAGGGTTACGGGTAGGTTCAACTCATCGCCGGGCGAAAGGAACCGGGGCACCCCGGCACTAATCACAACCGGGTCGGCCACCTTCAGATTATGACTGGCCGACCCGAAAGCCTCGCCTTTGTAGGCCACCGCCATCACCCGTAAATCGCCGGAGAACTGCGGAATATCGACCGTAAACTGGGCCTCGCCATCGAAGCCGGTCTCCAGAATACCGCTCCACTGCGCCACGAGTTTGGCCCGACTGTTGGCGAGCGGATTCACCCGTTTTTCGAGGTTGTAGCCATCCCCCCCGAAGCTCGACCGGTTGCTTTTGAGAGACAATTCAGGGAAAAGCTGCGCGTACAAATCGTGGCTGCTAACCTCCAGAGCCCGCTTTTGGTAGAAAAAGCCATGTGGGTTGGGCGTCTGAAAATTTTTCAGCTGCAAAATTCCCTCATCCACCACGGCAATAGTCACCTGAGCATTAGCCTTCGTCTTGACCCGAATGATTTGTTTGGTTTTAGACCGCGACCCACTAACAGCCGCTATCTCGACGGGCAACTGCGTGCTTTTGTCCGACACCGTCACGGGCGCGAAGCCATGCGCGACGGTCAGCGGAAGGTTGGCCTCTACCCCATCCGGCGACTCCATGGCCCGGATCAGTGTAGCCGTCACGTACACGTTGGGCAGGTGGTCGTTACCCAATGGGAAACTCCATTCGGCCGATTTGTCGGTGATGTCGAGCCAGCGGTGTTCGAGCACCCGATTGCGCTCAATGGTCACGAGCAACTTCCCGTTGAACGGGCATTTAAACAGCACTTTGGCCCGGTCGCCGGTTTCGTAGGTAGCCTTGTCGAACGTCATCAGCACCTGCCCTTCCTGACTCACTTCAAACGACGAAGCCGTGGTACTGTTGAAGCCATACGCGTAGAATTTAGATAAGGTGTAGCCCGTAGTCGTAGCCCCAGCCCGGCGGATGCGCACCTCATATTCCCCCGACACGGTAGGTACGTACCGGAACGATGCCCGCCCCCCGTTGTACGTCAGGGCGTTGGTGTACACCGGTTTTTCGCGACGGCTGGTACGGTACTGGAGCACTCCGTTGCTGTTTTTTTCGACCACCGTCTGATAATCATACCGGACAATCTGCACCGTCGACTGAGCGCCCGGCCGCAACCGCCCTTCGCGGTCGAGGGCCACCGACTCAAACGCTAGCGGGGCGTTGGTAGTCACGTAGGTATCGGCCGCACGAACACCGAAGAAGACGTCCTGCGTAAACACATCAAACCGCCGAAGCCGATTGACTGGCCGACCGTTTTCGTCAAATACCGTGGAGAATAGTTTGCCTTCGAGCACGCCCATATCGGCAAACGTAGCCGCCACCGGAAACCGCTCGGTAGCCTGCCCATTGGCGTTGGTACGGCCCTGCCGAAGATCTTTCACGATCGTACCGGCCGAGGCTCCCTCAGGTTTTTCGAGGGCATCCATACCGCCGATCGTGAAGCCAAAATCCTCGAACCCTTTGGCCACAAATGCCTTTCGCTTGAGTTGGAGTTCGAGCTCATAAGCCCGGTCGGCAGCGGGCGGCCCAAACAGATTGGTTGCCGTAGCCGAAACCGTGATGGTTTGACCGCTTCGGTACACAGTGCGGTCGGTGAGTACATCCACTTTAATGCGATCAGGAATAAACTCCTCCACGCTGATCGACTCGGAGGTGAGCAACACGTTGTTGGCGTTGAGCACCTCCACGGTATACGTGCCCGTAACAGCCGCCGGGTCGAGCGGAATATCGGTAGCTACGGCCCCCTCGCTGTTGGTTTGCTTGCGTAGGCTGCGGAACTCGCGCCCGTTGGGCAACAAAACCCGCAAGGTGAGCGGGATAGCCCCCACGCTCTCCCAACGGGCATTGCGCACCACGGTGTTGAGGTGGATGGTTTCGCCGGGCCGATAAATGTTGCGGTCGCCGTACACGAAGGCTTCGAAACCGGAGGTGTTGTCGCGCTTGCCCTCCACCTCAAACCGCGATGTTTCGACCTCGGTATCGGCCAATGATAGGAAGTTGAAATCGCTCTCGCCGTTAGTTGCTTCAAGGGAGGCAGTCACCATTGCCATGGTGAAACCGGGGGCTCGCTCGTCTACTTTTTCGAACCGGGCCAGGCCATCGCCATCGGTCTTGATGGTCATCACCGACTGGTTGTTGCTGCTGATGAGCGACACCGACACACCCTGTAG
It includes:
- a CDS encoding cob(I)yrinic acid a,c-diamide adenosyltransferase, which translates into the protein MKIYTKTGDTGQTSLISGRRVSKADIRIDAYGTVDELNAWIGLVRDQAINAGRRDLLKEIQDRLFTVGATLASDPEKTVRKPIPDIDEADITLLEQAMDNMDAELPELRAFVLPGGHESVSYAHLARTVCRRAERLVIALNDEGPVDPLVIQYLNRLSDYLFVLSRKMAHELQAEEVAWKPRV
- a CDS encoding BatA domain-containing protein — translated: MSFVNPSFLFGLLALAVPIAIHLFNFRRTRRVYFTNVALLKTVQTETKSFRRLKHWLILLARCLFLACLVLAFAQPFIPSQNKLGLSRQGVTSLYLDNSYSMQNELNEKRYLDIATGKLDELLTLFRNATSLQLLTNDFSAEEQRAGTAEAVRDRVTSVRFAHTPRTLEAVYRRQRNLLSSLNPGGRNQLFWFSDFQKSTVGDLNRLQVDTTDRVFIVPLDAQPTKNIYVDSVWLSTPFIREMQNNSVNVTLRNGGRETVRNLPVRLYLDDTQTSTASANVEPGGAATVSLNFNVTSKGFHRGRIVFEDYPITFDNEYFFVIEASPSIRVMHLTGPSLTGARPVDYIRTVYSNDSLFQFRSFSAQNFDVGLLKETDLVVLEGVPAVSGTLRNELDRFVRQGGSITVIPDANPDATSYASFLGGLGVNGLQATPPAPGNTPISLADPDRNSPFFSDVFQRSFQSEPLNLPGAVPVWRWSGGNRLLALRDGQTLLSQNRVGSGYVYVLANPLTPSYGNLAEHALFVPVMYKMAALSVRAQRTAYSFDDNLITVPVTNPSEKTVYKLKRDKLDIIPVQRVVGNQLLLEMPKSNELANGQNVEAGYYELQLSNGDGAGKTERLLAFNHGNRESAMDFYSATELRRAFANQPNVEVFDSIQDGDFVQVLEQQNLGKSLWKYFLLAALGFLLLEIGLVRFMKGV
- a CDS encoding S-adenosylmethionine:tRNA ribosyltransferase-isomerase, whose protein sequence is MSLPDLASNLPLSLQEFQYDLPDDRIARFPLAQRDASRLLVYQQGQIRHAGFRELAQFVPADSFLIFNNTKVIPARLLFHKPTGALIELFLLSPVAADGRDTPPPMLEAMEQTGSSVWQCMIGNRKRWKPDETLQTTLQAPDGPVKLTVGYVDYERSVVEFSWQPATEPFAHIIHLAGQIPLPPYLKRDVTDADRDTYQTIYSRNEGAVAAPTAGLHFTDAVFASLTERGIGHDYLTLHVGAGTFQPIKTDDPRQHTMHAEQVVYTRQNLENIRQHLDRLLPVGTTSMRSLESLYWFGVKLLRQEPNPFQLDQHMAYAIPPNEQPTAAESVEAMLRYMDTHHTDTVVAHTSIYITPGYQMKMCRGIITNFHQPGSTLILLIAALVGNNWRTIYKEALDNEYRFLSYGDSSLLLP
- the tyrS gene encoding tyrosine--tRNA ligase, with the protein product MNFIEELRWRGMLHDMTPGTEEQLTKEMTAGYIGFDPTASSLHIGNLATIMLLVHFQRAGHKPFALVGGATGMIGDPSGRSTERDYLSEETLRRNQEGIRAQLTRFLDFESGANAAEMVNNYDWFKNMTFLDFLREAGQHLTVNYMVAKDSVKKRLETGLSFMEFSYQLLQGYDFYWLYKNKGVRLQMGGSDQWGNITTGTELIRRKDSGQADPQEDHLAFALTTPLITKSDGTKFGKSAGGNVWLDSKMTSPYQFYQFWLNATDDDSPRLIRVFTLLSREEIEELERQHAEAPHLRILQKALAQDVTIRVHGQAGFDLAVKASEVLYGKATLETLQQIQADEFEVIFEGVPQTELTAEDLEQAQNLTDLLSVATRGEVYASKGEARRAISQNAVSINKNKVSDPAASVPTEWLQGRYLLVSKGKKNHLLKKV